Proteins from a genomic interval of Piscinibacter sp. HJYY11:
- a CDS encoding MurR/RpiR family transcriptional regulator, translating into MLDRIRASLPALPPAEQRVAKLLLNDSRSFATLPVSELAKRAHVSKPTVVRFCRSVGYDGLADFKRKLAGSVNEGVPFVHRAVDEDDKVDDVIVKVIDNAVSALLKYRNDAAGLAFDRAVAALVAAGKGGRRIEFYGVGNSGIVAQDAQHKFFRLGVNAAAISDSHVQVMSATMLQPGDCAVIISNSGRTRDLIDVADIARKKGATTIFITTSGSPLAAMGQSGTQQVLLPVDHPEDFDRYSPMVSRLLHLLVVDILTTGVALKLGKELRPMLQDIKRNLRSKRYATPT; encoded by the coding sequence ATGCTCGACCGCATCCGCGCTTCCCTGCCCGCCCTGCCCCCGGCCGAGCAGCGCGTGGCCAAGCTGCTGCTGAACGATTCGCGCAGCTTTGCCACCCTGCCCGTCAGCGAGCTGGCCAAGCGGGCGCACGTGAGCAAGCCGACGGTGGTGCGCTTCTGCCGCAGCGTGGGCTACGACGGGCTGGCCGACTTCAAGCGCAAGCTGGCCGGCAGCGTCAACGAAGGCGTGCCCTTCGTGCACCGGGCGGTGGATGAAGACGACAAGGTCGACGACGTCATCGTCAAGGTGATCGACAACGCGGTGAGCGCCTTGCTCAAGTACCGCAACGACGCGGCCGGGCTCGCGTTCGACCGCGCGGTGGCGGCCCTCGTCGCCGCCGGCAAGGGCGGCCGGCGCATCGAGTTCTACGGTGTGGGCAACTCGGGCATCGTGGCCCAGGACGCGCAGCACAAGTTCTTCCGCCTGGGCGTGAACGCCGCGGCCATCAGCGACAGCCACGTGCAGGTGATGAGCGCCACCATGCTGCAGCCGGGCGACTGCGCGGTGATCATCTCCAACTCGGGCCGCACCCGCGACCTGATCGACGTGGCCGACATCGCGCGCAAGAAGGGTGCAACCACCATCTTCATCACCACCAGCGGCTCGCCGCTCGCGGCCATGGGGCAGTCGGGCACGCAGCAGGTGCTGCTGCCGGTCGACCACCCGGAAGACTTCGACCGCTACAGCCCGATGGTGTCGCGGCTCCTGCACCTGCTGGTGGTGGACATCCTCACCACCGGCGTGGCGCTCAAGCTCGGCAAGGAGCTTCGCCCGATGCTGCAGGACATCAAGCGCAATCTGCGTAGCAAGCGCTACGCCACGCCGACCTGA
- the zwf gene encoding glucose-6-phosphate dehydrogenase has product MSFDLVFFGGTGDLTWRKLMPALFQAFRHGKLPAGGRILAVARDEQSDEKYRAWLKERFQDVEGAKRPSDEEFARFAELVHYLRMDLSQPADYGKLKTWLQARNADTAVLYLATSPHLFPQICEQLGAAGLNAPHIRVVLEKPLGHDLASAQEINRVVRSVFSETQAFRIDHYLGKPSVQNLMALRFGNVLFEPLWRRESIANIQITLAEGIGVGTRGDFYNRTGALRDMIQNHALQLLTMVAMEPPSSSDADAIRDEKLKVLKSLKPFTEESVARDVVRGQYRAGTAGGHSVPGYQQEQKVPAGSTCETFVALRTEIQNWRWAGVPFYLRTGKRLAARDAQIVVNFRPTPHNIFPGVSQPNKLVIKLQPEDGLELHLLAAKGTGQQEMLAPVSLDLDFDKAFAENRVGAYERLLLDAIAGRLNLFVRSDEQEQAWRWVEPILQAWTKDATGPRPYAAGTWGPAAASALVARDGFAWSEEQ; this is encoded by the coding sequence ATGTCCTTCGATCTCGTTTTCTTTGGTGGCACCGGCGACCTCACATGGCGCAAGCTGATGCCGGCCCTGTTCCAAGCCTTCCGTCACGGCAAATTGCCTGCCGGCGGGCGCATCCTCGCCGTCGCCCGTGACGAGCAGAGCGACGAGAAGTACCGCGCCTGGCTCAAGGAGCGTTTCCAGGACGTGGAAGGCGCCAAGCGCCCGAGCGACGAGGAGTTCGCCCGCTTCGCCGAGCTGGTGCACTACCTGCGCATGGACCTGTCGCAACCGGCCGACTACGGCAAGCTGAAGACCTGGCTGCAGGCCCGCAACGCCGACACGGCGGTGCTCTACCTGGCCACCAGCCCGCATCTTTTTCCGCAAATCTGCGAGCAGCTCGGCGCCGCCGGCCTGAACGCGCCGCACATCCGCGTGGTGCTCGAAAAGCCGCTCGGCCACGACCTCGCCAGCGCCCAGGAGATCAACCGCGTCGTGCGCTCGGTGTTCAGCGAGACGCAGGCCTTCCGCATCGACCACTACCTCGGCAAGCCCTCGGTGCAGAACCTGATGGCCCTGCGCTTCGGCAACGTGCTCTTCGAGCCGCTGTGGCGCCGCGAGAGCATCGCCAACATCCAGATCACGCTGGCCGAAGGGATCGGCGTCGGCACCCGCGGCGACTTCTACAACCGCACCGGCGCCCTGCGCGACATGATCCAGAACCATGCGCTGCAGCTGCTCACCATGGTGGCGATGGAGCCGCCGTCGAGCAGCGATGCCGATGCGATCCGCGACGAGAAGCTCAAGGTGCTGAAGTCGCTGAAGCCCTTCACCGAAGAGTCGGTCGCGCGCGACGTGGTGCGCGGGCAATACCGGGCCGGCACCGCGGGCGGCCACTCGGTGCCGGGTTACCAGCAGGAGCAGAAGGTGCCGGCCGGCAGCACCTGCGAGACCTTCGTGGCGCTGCGCACCGAAATCCAGAACTGGCGCTGGGCGGGCGTGCCCTTCTACCTGCGCACGGGCAAGCGGCTGGCGGCGCGCGATGCGCAGATCGTCGTCAACTTCCGCCCGACGCCGCACAACATCTTCCCCGGCGTGAGCCAGCCCAACAAGCTCGTGATCAAGCTGCAGCCGGAAGACGGCCTGGAGCTGCACCTGCTCGCCGCCAAGGGCACGGGGCAGCAGGAGATGCTGGCGCCGGTGTCGCTCGACCTCGACTTCGACAAGGCCTTTGCCGAGAACCGCGTGGGCGCCTACGAGCGCCTGCTGCTCGACGCGATCGCCGGCCGGCTCAACCTGTTCGTGCGCAGTGACGAGCAGGAGCAGGCCTGGCGCTGGGTCGAGCCCATCCTGCAGGCCTGGACGAAAGACGCCACCGGGCCGCGCCCCTATGCCGCGGGCACCTGGGGCCCGGCCGCCGCAAGTGCGCTCGTGGCGCGCGATGGCTTCGCCTGGTCCGAAGAACAATGA
- a CDS encoding lipid asymmetry maintenance protein MlaB: MLVLPATITLQEARNAQRMLSQALQQEAKAQAEQPVVMVDASGLRQFDSSALAVLLECQRLASAWGKGFAVRHAPQKLAELARLYGVDVLLMPPEDKAA, from the coding sequence ATGCTCGTCCTGCCCGCCACGATCACCCTGCAGGAGGCCCGCAATGCCCAGCGCATGCTGTCGCAGGCCCTGCAGCAAGAGGCCAAGGCCCAGGCCGAGCAGCCCGTGGTGATGGTGGATGCCTCGGGGCTGAGGCAGTTCGATTCCTCGGCCCTGGCGGTGTTGCTCGAGTGCCAGCGACTCGCCTCGGCCTGGGGCAAGGGCTTCGCGGTGCGCCATGCGCCGCAGAAGCTCGCGGAGCTGGCGCGCCTCTATGGCGTCGACGTGCTCCTGATGCCGCCCGAAGACAAGGCGGCCTGA
- a CDS encoding VacJ family lipoprotein: MMRRLALLLAACWMVLLTGCATTTASTPAAPVSRSEKIDPWERWNRRVFRLNDKVDEAVLKPVATTYTKVVPEPMRRGVNNFFGNVSDVWSAVNNMLQGKFSNGLQDMVRVGTNTLFGLGGFLDVASEFGADRQGEDLGQTLGKWGMAPGPYVVWPIIGPSTLRDSIALPLDVQVSPALGMSSNGAKLATAGLQAVNQRANLLGATGMLNDIALDRYVFVRDAYLQRRRNLVYDGDPPEEKEPDDDGDTAPKAPAAGASAPASVGPAASAPAPAAAASDAGR, from the coding sequence ATGATGCGCCGGCTGGCGCTGCTGCTCGCGGCCTGCTGGATGGTGCTGCTCACGGGCTGCGCGACGACGACCGCCAGCACGCCGGCGGCCCCGGTGTCGCGTTCCGAGAAGATCGATCCCTGGGAGCGCTGGAACCGCCGGGTCTTCAGGCTCAACGACAAGGTCGACGAAGCGGTGCTCAAGCCCGTGGCCACGACCTACACCAAGGTCGTGCCCGAGCCCATGCGACGCGGCGTGAACAACTTCTTCGGCAACGTGTCCGACGTGTGGTCGGCCGTCAACAACATGCTGCAGGGCAAGTTCAGCAATGGCCTGCAGGACATGGTCCGCGTCGGCACCAACACCTTGTTCGGCCTGGGCGGCTTCCTCGACGTGGCCAGTGAGTTCGGTGCCGACCGCCAGGGCGAAGACCTGGGCCAGACGCTCGGCAAATGGGGCATGGCGCCGGGGCCGTATGTCGTGTGGCCCATCATCGGCCCGTCGACCCTGCGCGACTCCATCGCCCTCCCGCTGGACGTGCAGGTCTCGCCGGCCCTCGGCATGAGCAGCAACGGCGCCAAGCTCGCCACCGCCGGGCTTCAAGCCGTCAACCAGCGTGCCAACCTGCTCGGTGCCACGGGCATGCTCAACGACATCGCGCTCGACCGATACGTGTTCGTGCGCGATGCCTATCTGCAGCGCCGCCGCAACCTGGTCTACGACGGCGATCCGCCTGAAGAGAAGGAGCCGGACGACGACGGTGACACCGCGCCCAAGGCCCCCGCGGCGGGTGCCAGTGCTCCGGCGTCGGTTGGTCCTGCCGCTTCCGCACCTGCGCCCGCAGCGGCTGCGTCGGACGCGGGCCGTTGA
- the tal gene encoding transaldolase produces the protein MNQLDQLKQYTTVVADTGNFKQLGAFAPRDATTNPSLILKAVQQPDYAPLLAETVAAHKVRPMDEVVDEVLVRFGLEILKVVPGRVSTEVDARLSFDTACTVQRARRIMAMYEAAGIGRERVLIKIAATWEGIQAARILEHEGIHCNLTLLFSFCQAVACGDAGVRLISPFVGRIYDWYKKSAGSSWDEAANAGVNDPGVKSVTQIYTYYKKFDIDTEVMGASFRNVGQIVALAGCDLLTISPELLAQLQSSDAPIVRRLDPESARQAAIHAVTYNETSFRYALNEDAMATEKLAEGIRAFAADAIKLDKMIEGLK, from the coding sequence ATGAACCAACTCGACCAGCTCAAGCAATACACCACCGTCGTCGCCGACACCGGCAATTTCAAGCAGCTCGGGGCCTTTGCGCCGCGTGATGCGACCACCAATCCCTCGCTCATCCTCAAGGCCGTGCAGCAGCCCGACTACGCGCCGCTGCTGGCCGAGACCGTCGCCGCGCACAAGGTCCGGCCGATGGACGAAGTGGTCGACGAGGTGCTGGTGCGCTTCGGGCTCGAGATCCTGAAAGTGGTGCCGGGCCGGGTGTCGACCGAGGTCGATGCGCGCCTCAGTTTCGACACCGCCTGCACCGTGCAGCGTGCGCGCCGCATCATGGCCATGTACGAGGCCGCGGGCATCGGCCGCGAGCGCGTGCTGATCAAGATCGCCGCCACCTGGGAAGGCATCCAGGCCGCGCGCATCCTCGAGCACGAGGGCATCCACTGCAACCTCACGCTGCTTTTCTCGTTCTGCCAGGCCGTGGCCTGCGGTGACGCCGGCGTGCGCCTCATCTCCCCCTTCGTCGGCCGCATCTACGACTGGTACAAGAAGTCGGCCGGCAGCAGCTGGGACGAAGCGGCCAACGCGGGCGTGAACGACCCGGGCGTCAAGTCGGTGACCCAGATCTACACCTACTACAAGAAGTTCGACATCGACACCGAGGTGATGGGTGCGAGCTTCCGCAACGTGGGCCAGATCGTGGCGCTGGCGGGGTGCGACCTGCTCACCATCAGCCCCGAGCTGCTCGCGCAGTTGCAGTCGAGCGACGCACCCATCGTGCGCCGCCTCGACCCCGAGAGCGCCCGCCAGGCGGCCATCCACGCCGTGACCTACAACGAGACCAGCTTCCGCTACGCCCTCAACGAAGACGCGATGGCCACCGAGAAGCTCGCCGAAGGCATCCGCGCGTTTGCCGCCGATGCGATCAAGCTCGACAAGATGATCGAAGGACTGAAGTGA
- a CDS encoding phospholipid-binding protein MlaC: protein MTWCSALAVVVGASGTAFAQQAPDELVKRVSNEVLEAARADKSIQAGDVNKVMALVETKVMPHVNFQRMTSSAVGRYWRQATPEQQKRLQDEFKVLLVRTYSGALAQVRDQTVQLKPLRAAAGDAEVLVRTEIRGKGDPIQLDYRLEKAADTWKIYDVNVMGIWLVENYRNTFAQEISAGGIDGLIAKLAERNKAAAGTKS from the coding sequence ATGACCTGGTGTTCGGCGCTCGCCGTCGTGGTGGGTGCCTCGGGCACGGCGTTTGCCCAGCAGGCGCCCGATGAGCTCGTCAAGCGGGTCTCCAACGAAGTGCTCGAAGCCGCGCGCGCTGACAAGTCCATCCAGGCCGGTGACGTCAACAAGGTGATGGCCCTGGTCGAGACAAAGGTCATGCCGCATGTGAACTTCCAGCGCATGACCTCCTCGGCCGTGGGTCGCTATTGGCGCCAGGCCACGCCCGAGCAGCAGAAGCGCCTGCAGGACGAATTCAAGGTGCTGCTGGTGCGCACCTATTCCGGCGCCCTGGCCCAGGTGCGCGACCAGACCGTGCAGCTGAAGCCGCTGCGCGCCGCCGCCGGCGATGCCGAAGTGCTGGTACGCACCGAGATCCGCGGCAAGGGCGACCCGATCCAGCTCGACTACCGCCTCGAGAAGGCGGCCGACACCTGGAAGATCTACGACGTCAACGTGATGGGCATCTGGCTGGTCGAGAACTACCGCAACACCTTCGCGCAGGAAATCAGCGCCGGTGGCATCGACGGCCTCATCGCCAAGCTGGCCGAGCGCAACAAGGCCGCGGCCGGCACCAAGAGCTGA